The genome window TTCAAGCCCGGAGGTGTTGCACCGTTGAAAGAGTACCATAACTTGACATTCAAGGACCGCATACTCATTCATGCGTATTCGAAGGAGGGGTGGTCATTTCGAAAGATAGCGCGTGAACTGGGATATTCGCCGTCCACGAT of bacterium contains these proteins:
- a CDS encoding helix-turn-helix domain-containing protein, translated to MKEYHNLTFKDRILIHAYSKEGWSFRKIARELGYSPST